Proteins from a genomic interval of Plasmodium reichenowi strain SY57 chromosome 13, whole genome shotgun sequence:
- a CDS encoding isoleucine--tRNA ligase, putative, translated as MLKFFSEPFFKVSNKKLVHINIHISKNSLVFNKSIIRRVDNIIRVNIDRIRYYISGYRVNKLLSFVNFNKKIHTLRFEEMVTLTFTGISDNPNIVEEEERILKYWEDIDAFNLSNELSKHKKPYIFYDGPPFATGLPHYGHLLAGIIKDCVTRYFYQSDFYVERRFGWDCHGLPVEYEIEKENNINKREDILNMGIDVYNEKCRGIVLKYSKEWVATVQRIGRWIDFKNDYKTMDKSFMESIWWVFSELYKNNYIYKSFKVMPYSCKCNTPISNFELNLNYKETPDPSIIISFILCSDFPNVKNVYNVQDDIQPLVQKYSVLYDSFMKRAKCDMSNEKHADGDIYSDHINVNKNNNIDNKNNIDNNNNIDNNNNNNNIDNNNNICYGQHCEVLAWTTTPWTLPSNLALCVNEHFIYLRVYHIESQRMFTFAECRLEWIMKELKWNVENIQIVNRFLGSELKELKYKPLFTNFYEKHNFKERAYKIIGDDFVSDDAGTGVVHCAPSYGEDDYRVCCKYGIIDPESNILIDPLDWNGYFTKEVEELKDMYIKDADNVIKKMLKENNRLMSNNTIVHSYPFCWRSDTPLIYRAIPAWFVRVSNSTNKLVENNETTYWIPAHVKEKKFHNWIKDAKDWCISRNRYWGTPIPIWCDEKMETIICVESIKHLEELSGIKNINDLHRHYIDNIEIKNPKGDKYPNLKRIPEVFDCWFESGSMPYAKVHYPFSTETNDFHKIFPADFIAEGLDQTRGWFYTLLVISTLLFNKAPFKNLICNGLVLASDGKKMSKRLKNYPDPLYILNKYGADSLRLYLINSVAVRAENLKFQEKGVNEIVKSFILPYYHSFRFFSQEVTRYETTNKEQFLFDMDYIYKNDNIMDQWIFSSLQSLINSVHTEMKAYKLYNVLPKLLNFIENLTNWYIRLNRDRMRGILGKENTHQSLNVLCKTLYLFTIIMAPFTPFISEYMYQFLRNIKYKNNQNIEHNENNETSSIKQEHINLKDIHKSVHFIMLPQVDDKYIIKYEFIELIEHMKDVILLGRNLREKRKTPNKKPLKSLTILHEKESFFKHFDRISNYIKEELNVLNVEYSNDITCLNFSAIPNYKKLGVKLGSNIKNIQNKIKNMNAEDIKLFQQNKQIIIDNILLEQDDIIIQMNHNIQNHNTEAISNNYITILMDFTADQQLQNMACAREICNHIQKIRKNLSLNQNSPVLMHIYIYDQTFKNHMLNEKEYIKKCLRRNLNILDLENDVHDLTNKFFEEKITVNEKEVLVIFTNQ; from the coding sequence atgttaaaatTTTTCAGTGAACCTTTTTTTAAGGTTTCAAATAAAAAGCttgtacatataaatatacatataagTAAAAACAGTTTAGTTTTCAATAAAAGTATCATAAGAAGAgttgataatattataagaGTAAATATAGATAGAATACGTTATTACATATCAGGATATCGTGTTAATAAATTGTTATCGTTtgttaattttaataaaaaaatcCATACATTGAGATTCGAAGAAATGGTAACATTAACATTTACAGGAATAAGTGATAATCCTAATATTGTAGAGGAAGAAGAAAGgatattaaaatattgGGAAGATATTGATGCATTTAATTTATCGAATGAATTATCGAAACATAAAAAgccatatatattttatgatgGACCTCCCTTTGCAACAGGATTACCACATTATGGTCATTTATTAGCTGGGATTATAAAAGATTGTGTTACtagatatttttatcaatCCGATTTTTATGTTGAGAGAAGATTTGGATGGGATTGTCATGGATTACCTGTAGAATATGAAATAGAAAAAgagaataatattaataaaagagaagatatattaaatatggGTATTGatgtatataatgaaaaatgtCGAGGAAttgttttaaaatattctaAAGAATGGGTAGCAACCGTTCAACGTATTGGTAGGTGGATTGATTTTAAGAATGATTATAAAACTATGGATAAAAGTTTTATGGAAAGTATTTGGTGGGTTTTTAgtgaattatataaaaataattatatttataaatctTTTAAAGTTATGCCCTATTCATGTAAATGTAATACACCCATATCCAATTTtgaattaaatttaaattataaagaaaCCCCAGATCCTAGTATTATAATTagttttatattatgttctGATTTCCCGAATGtcaaaaatgtatataatgTACAAGATGATATCCAACCCCTTGTTCAGAAATATTCGGTTCTTTATGATTCTTTTATGAAAAGAGCAAAATGTGACATGTCCAATGAAAAACATGCTGATGGGGATATATACAGTGATCACATtaatgttaataaaaataataatatagataataaaaataatatagataataataataatatagataataataataataataataatatagataataataataacatttgTTATGGTCAACATTGTGAAGTGTTGGCATGGACCACCACGCCATGGACCTTGCCATCAAACCTTGCTCTTTGTGTTAATGAACATTTCATCTATTTAAGAGTGTATCATATAGAAAGTCAAAGAATGTTTACTTTTGCTGAATGTAGATTAGAATGGATTATGAAAGAATTAAAATGGAATGTAGAAAATATCCAAATTGTGAATCGTTTTCTTGGTAGTGAACTAAAAGAACTAAAATATAAACCATTATTTActaatttttatgaaaaacataattttaaagaaagagcatataaaataattgGTGATGATTTTGTAAGTGATGATGCTGGTACAGGTGTTGTACATTGTGCTCCGTCTTATGGTGAAGACGATTATCGAGTATGTTGTAAATATGGTATCATAGATCCGGAGagtaatatattaattgaTCCTCTAGATTGGAATGGATATTTTACTAAGGAAGTAGAAGAATTAAAagatatgtatataaaagatgCTGACAATgttataaagaaaatgttaaaagaaaataatagaTTAATGAGTAATAATACTATTGTCCATTCGTATCCTTTCTGTTGGAGAAGTGATACACCATTAATTTATAGAGCTATTCCTGCTTGGTTTGTACGTGTAAGTAATTCAACAAATAAATTAgttgaaaataatgaaacaACTTATTGGATCCCAGCACAtgtaaaagaaaaaaagttTCATAATTGGATTAAGGATGCAAAAGATTGGTGTATTAGTAGAAATAGATATTGGGGTACACCTATACCTATATGGTGTGATGAAAAGATGGAAACTATTATATGTGTTGAAAGTATAAAACATTTAGAAGAATTATCTggtattaaaaatattaatgattTACATAGACattatattgataatattgaaataaaaaatccAAAAGGTGATAAATATCCgaatttaaaaagaatacCAGAAGTTTTTGATTGTTGGTTTGAGAGTGGTTCGATGCCTTATGCTAAAGTACATTATCCCTTTTCTACCGAAACAAATGATTTCCATAAAATATTCCCTGCAGATTTTATAGCGGAAGGATTAGATCAAACTCGAGGTTGGTTTTATACATTACTGGTTATTAGTACTTTACTTTTTAATAAGGCTCCTTTTAAGAATTTAATTTGTAATGGTTTAGTTTTAGCTTCTGATGGAAAGAAAATGAGTAAACGTTTAAAGAATTATCCAGAtccattatatatattaaataaatatggtGCTGATAGTTTACgattatatttaataaattcaGTTGCTGTACGTGCtgaaaatttaaaatttcaAGAAAAAGGAGTAAACGAAATTGTGAAAAGTTTTATATTACCATACTATCATAGTTTTAGATTTTTTTCTCAAGAAGTTACAAGATATGAAACTACAAATAAGGaacaatttttatttgatatggattatatttataaaaatgacaATATAATGGATCAATGGATTTTTTCGTCTTTACAAAGTTTAATAAATTCAGTACATACAGAAATGAAGgcatataaattatataatgtacTTCCCAAgttattaaattttatagaAAATTTAACCAATTGGTATATTAGATTGAATAGAGATCGTATGAGAGGTATATTAGGTAAAGAAAATACTCATCAATCATTAAATGTCTTATGTAAaactttatatttatttacaatAATTATGGCCCCTTTTACACCTTTCATTTCGGAATATATGTATCAatttttaagaaatataaaatataaaaataaccAAAATATTGAacataatgaaaataacGAAACAAGCAGTATAAAACAGGAACATATAAATCTAAAGGATATACATAAGAGTgtacattttattatgttaCCACAAGTAGAcgataaatatattataaaatatgaatttatAGAACTTATTGAACACATGAAAgatgttattttattagGAAGAAATTTaagagaaaaaagaaaaacacCAAATAAAAAACCATTGAAATCATTAACAATATTACATGAAAAGGAATCATTCTTTAAACATTTTGATCGTATAtctaattatataaaagaagaattaaATGTTCTTAATGTAGAATATTCCAATGATATTACGTGTTTAAATTTTTCAGCAATACCTAATTATAAGAAATTAGGAGTAAAATTAGGATctaatattaaaaatatacaaaataaaattaaaaatatgaatgcagaagatattaaattatttcaacaaaataaacaaattattatagataatatattattagaacaagatgatattattatacaaatgaatcataatatacaaaatcATAATACTGAAGCTAttagtaataattatattactATATTAATGGATTTTACAGCTGATCAACAATTACAAAATATGGCATGTGCAAGAGAAATCTGTAAtcatatacaaaaaataagaaaaaatttatcATTAAATCAAAACTCACCTGTACTcatgcatatatatatatatgatcaAACATTCAAAAATCATATGCTTAACGAAAaggaatatattaaaaaatgcTTAAGAAGAAATCTAAATATACTTGATCTTGAAAACGATGTGCACGATTTGACGAACAAATTCTTCGAGGAAAAAATTACTGTTAATGAAAAGGAGGTACTCGTCATTTTTACCAAccaataa
- a CDS encoding translation initiation factor 6, putative — protein MAIRVQFENSNEVGVFSRLTNSYALVALGGSENFSSVFESELSQHIPLVYTTIGGTRVIGRVCVGNRKGLLVSSICTDQELLHLRNCLPENVKIKRIEERLSALGNCITTNDYVGLIHTDIDKETEEIIQDVLDIEVFRTSIAGNLLVGTYSYFTNNGGLLHAMTSSQEIEELSELLQIPLITGTINRGSDLIGSGLVANDWSAFCGMDTTAIELSIIEKVFKLNNITDNNVEDTFKYKSSIIQTMI, from the coding sequence atggCTATCAGGGTACAGTTTGAAAATTCGAATGAGGTGGGTGTTTTTTCAAGATTAACAAATTCGTATGCTCTTGTAGCTTTAGGAGGATCAGAAAATTTTTCTAGTGTGTTTGAATCCGAGTTATCACAACACATTCCCCTAGTATATACAACTATAGGAGGTACCAGAGTAATAGGTCGGGTTTGTGTTGGTAATAGGAAAGGGCTTCTTGTTTCAAGTATATGTACAGATCAAGAGTTATTACATTTGAGAAATTGTTTACCtgaaaatgtaaaaataaaaagaatagAAGAAAGATTATCGGCTTTAGGAAATTGTATAACAACAAATGATTATGTAGGTTTAATACATACAGATATAGATAAAGAGACTGAAGAAATAATACAAGATGTATTAGATATTGAAGTCTTTCGAACTTCTATAGCAGGAAATTTATTAGTAGGAACCTATTCCTATTTTACAAATAATGGAGGATTATTACATGCAATGACTTCATCACAAGAAATTGAAGAATTATCAGAACTATTACAAATACCATTAATCACGGGTACTATAAATAGAGGAAGTGATCTTATAGGATCAGGGTTAGTAGCTAATGATTGGTCAGCATTTTGTGGAATGGATACTACAGCTATAGAACTTAGTATTATCGAAAAGGTATTTAaattgaataatataacagATAATAATGTGGAAGACAcctttaaatataaatcttCTATAATACAAACAATGATATga